One Brassica napus cultivar Da-Ae chromosome C4, Da-Ae, whole genome shotgun sequence genomic region harbors:
- the LOC125585663 gene encoding phosphoribosylaminoimidazole carboxylase, chloroplastic-like isoform X1, which yields MLLLKQSSAAVLVSGNQTPVLLHTSPFTSRVGCIPVSKTYSSQSFTMANLHKRLTSSSEKLNPVLSCSSHEASPISENKEADHVHGVSEIIVGVLGGGQLGRMLCQAASQMAIKVMILDPSKNCSASSLSYGHMVDSFDDSATVEAFAKRCGVLTVEIEHVDVETLEKLEKQGVDCQPKASTIRIIQDKYMQKVHFSQHGIPLPEFMEIGDIEEAERAGELFGYPLMIKSKRLAYDGRGNAVANSPDGLSSAVTALGGFGRGLYVEKWAPFVKELAVIVARGKDGSMVCYPVVETVHRDNICHIVNAPADVPWKINKLATDVAQKAVGSLEGAGVFAVELFLTEDGQILLNEVAPRPHNSGHQTIEACYTSQFEQHLRAVVGLPLGDPSMRTPASIMYNILGEDDGEAGFRLAHRLIARALSVPGASVHWYDKPEMRKQRKMGHVTLVGQSMGVLERRLHCILSEQSHQVHETPRVGIIMGSDSDLPVMKDAAKILDMFGVTYEVKIVSAHRTPEMMFSYATSAHSRGVQVIIAGAGGAAHLPGMVASLTPLPVIGVPVRATRLDGVDSLLSIVQMPRGVPVATVAINNSTNAALLAIRMLGISDTDLVSRMRQYQEDMREENMVKGEKLERQGWESYLNQ from the exons ATGTTGCTATTGAAACAGAGCTCAGCTGCTGTTCTTGTCTCTGGGAATCAAACTCCTGTCCTCCTCCACACTTCTCCCTTCACTTCCAGAGTTGGGTGTATTCCAGTGAGCAAAACGTACTCGTCCCAGAGTTTCACCATGGCAAATCTTCACAAGCGTCTTACTTCTTCATCTGAGAAGCTCAATCCTGTGTTGTCCTGTAGCTCTCACGAGGCTTCTCCTATAAG TGAGAATAAAGAAGCTGACCATGTCCATGGAGTCTCTGAGATAATTGTGGGAGTATTGGGAGGTGGACAACTGGGTCGTATGCTATGCCAAGCCGCTTCTCAGATGGCTATCAAGGTTATGATTCTAGATCCGTCAAAGAACTGTTCAGCAAGTTCATTGTCCTACGGCCACATGGTTGATAGCTTTGACGACAGTGCTACAGTTGAAGCATTTGCTAAAAg ATGTGGAGTCTTGACGGTTGAAATTGAACATGTGGACGTGGAAACGTTAGAGAAGCTTGAGAAACAAGGAGTTGATTGCCAACCAAAAGCCTCTACCATCAGGATAATACAG GATAAGTACATGCAGAAAGTTCATTTCTCTCAGCATGGCATCCCACTTCCAGAGTTTATGGAG ATAGGCGATATTGAAGAAGCGGAAAGAGCAGGTGAACTTTTCGGCTACCCTCTTATGATCAAGAGCAAGCGTTTAGCTTATGATGGACGCGGCAATGCAGTTGCTAATAGCCCAGATGGGCTTTCTTCGGCTGTAACGG CTCTTGGAGGTTTTGGTCGTGGTTTGTACGTCGAGAAATGGGCACCCTTTGTCAAG GAGTTGGCTGTTATTGTGGCTAGAGGCAAAGATGGTTCCATGGTTTGTTATCCAGTTGTTGAAACTGTTCACAG GGATAACATATGCCATATAGTTAACGCACCAGCAGATGTGCCTTGGAAGATCAACAAACTTGCCACTGATGTTGCCCAAAAGGCTGTTGGTTCTTTAGAAGGCGCTGGTGTTTTTGCAGTTGAGCTGTTCTTGACAGAGGATGGTCAG ATTTTGCTAAACGAAGTTGCACCTAGACCACACAACAGTGGCCATCAAACGATCGAGGCATGTTATACTTCACAGTTTGAACAGCACTTGCGGGCTGTGGTTGGTCTCCCACTCGGTGATCCGTCGATGAGAACTCCTGCCTCCATTATGTACAATATTCTGGGCGAAGATGAT GGAGAAGCTGGTTTCAGATTGGCTCATAGGCTTATTGCGAGAGCTCTGAGTGTTCCAGGTGCATCTGTGCATTGGTATGACAAGCCAG AAATGAGAAAACAGCGGAAGATGGGACATGTCACTCTCGTTGGGCAATCTATGGGTGTTTTGGAAAGAAGGTTGCACTGTATATTAAGTGAACAAAGCCATCAAGTACATG AGACACCTCGTGTGGGTATCATCATGGGTTCAGACTCGGATCTTCCTGTCATGAAGGATGCTGCAAAAATTCTTGACATGTTTGGTGTTACATATGAG GTGAAGATAGTTTCAGCTCATCGCACCCCAGAGATGATGTTTTCATATGCAACCTCAGCGCATAGTCGAGGCGTCCAAGTGATAATTGCAGGTGCTGGTGGTGCTGCTCACTTACCAG GTATGGTGGCTTCACTCACTCCTTTGCCTGTGATTGGTGTCCCTGTACGTGCTACCCGTTTGGATGGAGTTGATTCACTTCTCTCCATCGTTCAG ATGCCTAGGGGTGTTCCTGTGGCGACAGTTGCAATAAACAACTCCACCAACGCAGCCTTGCTTGCTATCAGGATGCTGGGGATCTCTGATACTGATCTCGTCTCAAg GATGCGTCAGTACCAGGAAGACATGAGAGAAGAGAACATGGTTAAAGGAGAAAAACTTGAGCGACAAGGTTGGGAATCTTATTTAAACCAGTAA
- the LOC106402987 gene encoding protein CER1-like 2: MASRPGLLTDWPWTPLGSFKYLVLAPLVIDSIYSYATTRDHEKILVMALMVWRIVHSQVWISFSRYRTAKGTKRIVNKSIEFDQVDRERTWDDQIIFNTLIAYLVKVYLIGTDTLPFWRLDGLVLVALLHAGPAEFIYYWFHRALHHHFLYSRYHSHHHSSIVTEPITSVVHPFAEHIAYSLILVMPLVTTFLCCTVSIVSIALYITYIDFMNNLGHCNFELIPRFFFSIFPPLKFLCYTPSFHSLHHTQFRTNYSLFMPMYDYIYGTNDKCSDSLYEASLEQEEEKPDAIYLTHLTSLDSIYHLRLGFASLSSHPLSSRCYLLLMRPFTLMLSFILTFLSFRSFVFERNRFRDLTLHSHLLPKFSSHYKSQKQKESINKMIETAILEAEKKGMRVMSLGILNQGEELNGYGELYVRKHPKLKIRIVDGSSLAAQVVIHSIPVGIKEVLVRGQITKVARAIVRSLCQNGIKVMVLREEEHCMLAEFLAGHCMENLILTTNYSPMIWLVGDGLSNEEQKMAEQGTHFLPFSQFPPTELRKDCFYHTTPAMIIPDSAQNIDSCENWLGRRVMSAWRVGGIVHALEGWEEHECGLDVPMVNSHRAWEAALRHGFQPLVYFSEIKKSL; the protein is encoded by the exons ATGGCATCGAGACCTGGTCTTCTCACAGACTGGCCATGGACACCACTTGGAAGCTTTAAG TATTTGGTGTTGGCGCCGCTGGTTATCGACAGCATCTACTCATACGCGACAACGCGAGATCACGAGAAAATTTTGGTAATGGCGCTAATGGTGTGGCGGATTGTTCATAGCCAGGTTTGGATAAGTTTTTCCCGTTACCGAACAGCCAAAGGAACCAAACGGATCGTGAACAAGTCCATAGAGTTTGACCAAGTCGACCGAGAACGAACCTGGGACGATCAGATCATCTTCAACACTCTCATTGCTTACTTAGTCAAAGTGTACCTGATAGGAACTGATACCCTTCCCTTTTGGCGACTCGATGGTCTGGTTCTAGTCGCTCTCCTCCACGCGGGTCCGGCTGAGTTTATCTACTATTGGTTTCACCGAGCCCTTCACCACCACTTCCTCTACTCTCGCTACCATTCACATCACCACTCCTCCATCGTCACCGAGCCGATCACGT CGGTGGTACATCCTTTTGCGGAGCACATTGCCTATTCACTAATCTTGGTGATGCCTCTAGTAACGACTTTTCTATGCTGCACGGTCTCCATCGTCTCCATTGCACTCTACATAACTTACATAGATTTCATGAACAACTTGGGCCACTGCAACTTCGAGCTCATTCCGAGATTTTTCTTCTCTATCTTCCCTCCTCTTAAGTTCCTCTGCTACACTCCTTC ATTTCACTCGCTCCACCACACACAATTCAGGACGAACTATTCTCTATTCATGCCAATGTACGACTACATCTATGGAACCAACGACAAGTGCAGTGACTCATTGTATGAAGCATCGTTGGagcaagaagaggagaagccGGACGCAATTTATCTCACACATCTAACATCACTCGACTCTATTTACCATCTCCGACTTGGCTTTGCTTCCCTCTCCTCGCACCCCTTATCTTCTCGGTGTTACCTATTACTCATGAGACCGTTCACTCTGATGCTCTCATTCATACTAACTTTCCTCTCTTTTAGAAGCTTTGTCTTCGAGAGAAACCGCTTCCGTGATCTCACTCTTCACTCCCACCTCCTTCCCAAGTTCTCGTCTCAT TACAAGTCGCAGAAGCAGAAagaatctatcaacaaaatgATTGAGACGGCTATCCTTGAAGCGGAGAAGAAGGGTATGAGAGTGATGAGTTTGGGGATACTGAACCAG GGAGAAGAATTAAATGGATATGGAGAATTGTATGTAAGAAAGCATCCTAAGCTAAAGATAAGGATTGTAGACGGAAGCAGTCTTGCAGCTCAGGTTGTGATTCATAGTATTCCTGTTGGCATTAAAGAAGTTCTAGTTCGAGGCCAAATCACAAAAGTTGCTCGTGCCATTGTCAGGTCTCTTTGCCAAAATGGCATCAAG GTGATGGTTTTACGTGAGGAAGAGCATTGCATGCTAGCCGAATTCCTTGCCGGGCATTGTATGGAAAATCTGATCCTCACAACCAATTACTCCCCAATG ATATGGTTGGTGGGAGATGGGCTAAGCAATGAAGAGCAGAAGATGGCAGAACAAGGAACTCACTTTCTTCCTTTCTCTCAGTTTCCTCCTACTGAACTTCGAAAAGACTGCTTTTACCATACCACTCCGGCTATGATCATCCCTGACTCTGCCCAAAACATAGATTCTTGTGAG AATTGGCTGGGGAGGAGAGTGATGAGCGCGTGGAGAGTTGGTGGGATAGTGCATGCACTTGAAGGATGGGAGGAACACGAGTGTGGTCTTGATGTTCCAATGGTTAACTCTCACAGAGCTTGGGAAGCTGCTCTTCGACATGGTTTCCAACCTCTGGTGTATTTCTCTGAGATCAAAAAGAGTTTGTAA
- the LOC125585663 gene encoding phosphoribosylaminoimidazole carboxylase, chloroplastic-like isoform X2: protein MQKVHFSQHGIPLPEFMEIGDIEEAERAGELFGYPLMIKSKRLAYDGRGNAVANSPDGLSSAVTALGGFGRGLYVEKWAPFVKELAVIVARGKDGSMVCYPVVETVHRDNICHIVNAPADVPWKINKLATDVAQKAVGSLEGAGVFAVELFLTEDGQILLNEVAPRPHNSGHQTIEACYTSQFEQHLRAVVGLPLGDPSMRTPASIMYNILGEDDGEAGFRLAHRLIARALSVPGASVHWYDKPEMRKQRKMGHVTLVGQSMGVLERRLHCILSEQSHQVHETPRVGIIMGSDSDLPVMKDAAKILDMFGVTYEVKIVSAHRTPEMMFSYATSAHSRGVQVIIAGAGGAAHLPGMVASLTPLPVIGVPVRATRLDGVDSLLSIVQMPRGVPVATVAINNSTNAALLAIRMLGISDTDLVSRMRQYQEDMREENMVKGEKLERQGWESYLNQ from the exons ATGCAGAAAGTTCATTTCTCTCAGCATGGCATCCCACTTCCAGAGTTTATGGAG ATAGGCGATATTGAAGAAGCGGAAAGAGCAGGTGAACTTTTCGGCTACCCTCTTATGATCAAGAGCAAGCGTTTAGCTTATGATGGACGCGGCAATGCAGTTGCTAATAGCCCAGATGGGCTTTCTTCGGCTGTAACGG CTCTTGGAGGTTTTGGTCGTGGTTTGTACGTCGAGAAATGGGCACCCTTTGTCAAG GAGTTGGCTGTTATTGTGGCTAGAGGCAAAGATGGTTCCATGGTTTGTTATCCAGTTGTTGAAACTGTTCACAG GGATAACATATGCCATATAGTTAACGCACCAGCAGATGTGCCTTGGAAGATCAACAAACTTGCCACTGATGTTGCCCAAAAGGCTGTTGGTTCTTTAGAAGGCGCTGGTGTTTTTGCAGTTGAGCTGTTCTTGACAGAGGATGGTCAG ATTTTGCTAAACGAAGTTGCACCTAGACCACACAACAGTGGCCATCAAACGATCGAGGCATGTTATACTTCACAGTTTGAACAGCACTTGCGGGCTGTGGTTGGTCTCCCACTCGGTGATCCGTCGATGAGAACTCCTGCCTCCATTATGTACAATATTCTGGGCGAAGATGAT GGAGAAGCTGGTTTCAGATTGGCTCATAGGCTTATTGCGAGAGCTCTGAGTGTTCCAGGTGCATCTGTGCATTGGTATGACAAGCCAG AAATGAGAAAACAGCGGAAGATGGGACATGTCACTCTCGTTGGGCAATCTATGGGTGTTTTGGAAAGAAGGTTGCACTGTATATTAAGTGAACAAAGCCATCAAGTACATG AGACACCTCGTGTGGGTATCATCATGGGTTCAGACTCGGATCTTCCTGTCATGAAGGATGCTGCAAAAATTCTTGACATGTTTGGTGTTACATATGAG GTGAAGATAGTTTCAGCTCATCGCACCCCAGAGATGATGTTTTCATATGCAACCTCAGCGCATAGTCGAGGCGTCCAAGTGATAATTGCAGGTGCTGGTGGTGCTGCTCACTTACCAG GTATGGTGGCTTCACTCACTCCTTTGCCTGTGATTGGTGTCCCTGTACGTGCTACCCGTTTGGATGGAGTTGATTCACTTCTCTCCATCGTTCAG ATGCCTAGGGGTGTTCCTGTGGCGACAGTTGCAATAAACAACTCCACCAACGCAGCCTTGCTTGCTATCAGGATGCTGGGGATCTCTGATACTGATCTCGTCTCAAg GATGCGTCAGTACCAGGAAGACATGAGAGAAGAGAACATGGTTAAAGGAGAAAAACTTGAGCGACAAGGTTGGGAATCTTATTTAAACCAGTAA
- the LOC106404754 gene encoding protein CER1-like 2: protein MASRPGLLTDWPWTPLGSFKYLVLAPLVIDSIYSYAIIRDHEKLLVMALMVWRIVHSQVWISFSRYQTAKGTKRIVDKSIEFDQVDRERTWDDQIIFNTLIAYLTKVYMIGTDHTLPFWRLDGLVLVALLHAGPVEFIYYWFHRALHHHFLYSRYHSHHHSSIVSEPITSVVHPFAEHIAYTLILLTPLITTLVCGTISVVSIALYITYVDFMNNLGHCNFELIPKSFFSLFPPLKFLCYTPSFHSLHHTQFRTNYSLFMPMYDYIYGTNDKCSDSLYETSLGQDEEKPDAIYLTHLTSLDSIYHLRLGFASLSSHPLSSRCYLFLMRPFTIILSFILSFLSFRSFAFERNRFRDLTLHSHLVPKFSSHFKSQQQKESINKMIETAILEAEKKGVRVMSLGLLNQEEELNGYGEMYVRKHPKLKIRIVDGSSLAAQVVVHSIPVGTREVLFRGQITKVARAIVTSLCQNGVKVMVLREEEHCMLARFLSGHCKENLVLTTNYYPMIWLVGDRISKEEQKRAAKGTRFLPFSQFPPTQLRKDCFYHTTPAMIIPDTAENIDSCENWLGRRVMSAWRVGGIVHALEGWDEHECGLDVPMVSPHGVWEAALRNGFQPLVLPSLETNNSL from the exons ATGGCGTCGAGACCTGGTCTTCTCACGGACTGGCCATGGACACCTCTTGGAAGCTTTAAG TATTTGGTGTTGGCGCCGCTAGTTATCGACAGCATCTACTCATACGCGATAATTCGAGATCACGAGAAACTTTTGGTGATGGCTCTAATGGTGTGGCGGATTGTTCATAGCCAGGTGTGGATAAGCTTTTCCCGTTACCAAACTGCGAAAGGAACCAAACGGATCGTGGACAAGTCCATAGAGTTTGACCAAGTCGACCGAGAACGAACCTGGGACGATCAGATCATCTTCAACACTCTCATTGCTTACTTAACCAAAGTGTACATGATAGGAACCGATCATACCCTTCCCTTTTGGCGACTCGATGGTCTGGTTCTAGTCGCTCTCCTCCATGCGGGTCCTGTTGAGTTCATCTACTATTGGTTTCACCGAGCCCTTCACCACCACTTCCTCTACTCTCGCTACCATTCACATCACCACTCCTCCATCGTCAGCGAGCCGATAACGT CGGTGGTACATCCGTTTGCGGAGCACATAGCCTACACACTTATCTTGCTGACACCTCTAATAACGACTTTGGTATGCGGCACGATCTCTGTCGTCTCCATTGCACTCTACATAACATATGTAGATTTCATGAACAATTTGGGCCACTGCAACTTCGAGCTCATTCCGAaatctttcttctctcttttcccTCCTCTTAAGTTCCTCTGCTACACTCCTTC ATTTCACTCGCTCCACCACACACAATTCAGGACGAACTATTCTCTATTCATGCCAATGTACGACTACATCTATGGGACCAACGACAAGTGCAGTGACTCATTGTATGAAACATCGTTGGGGCAAGATGAAGAGAAGCCTGACGCAATTTATCTCACCCATCTAACATCACTCGACTCGATATATCATCTCCGGCTTGGCTTTGCTTCCCTCTCCTCGCACCCCCTATCTTCTCGGTGTTACCTATTCCTCATGAGACCCTTCACTATAATCCTCTCCTTCATACTATCTTTCCTCTCTTTTAGAAGCTTTGCCTTCGAGAGAAACCGCTTCCGTGATCTCACTCTTCACTCCCACCTCGTTCCCAAGTTCTCCTCTCAT TTCAAGTCACAGCAGCAGAAAGAATCTATCAATAAAATGATAGAGACGGCTATCCTTGAAGCGGAGAAGAAGGGTGTGAGAGTGATGAGTTTGGGGCTATTGAACCAG GAAGAAGAGTTAAATGGGTACGGAGAAATGTACGTAAGGAAGCATCCAAAGCTAAAGATAAGGATAGTAGACGGAAGCAGCCTTGCAGCTCAGGTGGTGGTTCATAGTATTCCTGTTGGCACAAGAGAAGTTCTATTTCGAGGCCAAATCACAAAAGTTGCTCGTGCCATTGTCACTTCTCTTTGCCAAAATGGCGTCAAG GTTATGGTGCTACGTGAGGAAGAGCATTGCATGCTAGCCAGATTCCTTAGCGGGCATTGTAAAGAAAATCTGGTCCTCACAACCAATTACTACCCAATG ATATGGTTGGTGGGAGATCGGATAAGCAAAGAAGAGCAGAAGAGGGCAGCAAAAGGAACTCGCTTTCTTCCTTTCTCTCAGTTTCCTCCTACCCAACTTCGCAAAGACTGCTTTTACCATACCACTCCGGCTATGATCATCCCGGACACTGCAGAAAACATCGATTCTTGTGAG aaTTGGCTGGGGAGGAGAGTGATGAGTGCTTGGAGAGTTGGTGGAATAGTGCATGCCCTTGAAGGATGGGACGAACACGAGTGTGGTCTTGACGTTCCAATGGTTAGTCCTCACGGAGTTTGGGAAGCTGCTCTTCGAAATGGTTTCCAACCTCTGGTTTTGCCATCTTTAGAGACGAACAACAGTTTGTAA